The following coding sequences are from one Luteimonas sp. S4-F44 window:
- a CDS encoding PTS sugar transporter subunit IIC, which yields MSLTSFLRARDIEFSLRRYGIEALNAMTLGLFGSLVIGLILKTVGGWTGQAWLVDAGTMAQQAMGAAIGVAVAYGLKGPPIVIFASAATGLLGAKLGGPVGCFVAVAVSTEIGKLVSRTTPIDIIATPAAALVAGFATAHALAPVIGNVLAVTGQSIEWAMTLQPLLMSVLIAVAMGMILTGPTSSAALAISLGLGGLAGGAATVGCAAQMVGFAVMSWRENGTSGLLSQGLGTSMLQLPNIVRNPRIWIPPTLAGAILGPIATLGFGMHNVPTGSGMGTSGFVGQVGTLAAMGNAPSVWLSIGLLHFLAPALLTLAIAAPMRRRGWLQPGDLKVDAKL from the coding sequence ATGTCTCTGACGTCCTTCCTGCGCGCGCGCGACATCGAGTTCTCGCTGCGGCGCTATGGCATCGAGGCGCTCAACGCGATGACGCTGGGCCTGTTCGGCTCGCTGGTGATCGGGCTGATCCTCAAGACCGTCGGCGGCTGGACCGGCCAGGCCTGGCTGGTCGACGCCGGCACGATGGCGCAGCAGGCGATGGGGGCTGCGATCGGCGTGGCGGTGGCCTACGGGCTGAAAGGTCCGCCGATCGTGATCTTCGCCAGCGCCGCGACGGGACTGCTGGGCGCCAAGCTCGGGGGGCCGGTCGGCTGCTTCGTCGCGGTCGCGGTGAGCACCGAGATCGGCAAATTGGTCAGCCGCACCACGCCGATCGACATCATCGCAACGCCGGCCGCGGCCCTGGTCGCCGGCTTCGCCACCGCGCACGCGCTGGCGCCGGTGATCGGCAACGTGCTGGCGGTGACCGGGCAGAGCATCGAGTGGGCGATGACGCTGCAGCCGTTGCTGATGAGCGTGCTGATCGCAGTGGCGATGGGGATGATCCTGACCGGCCCGACCTCGAGTGCGGCGCTGGCGATCTCGTTGGGCCTGGGCGGTCTGGCCGGCGGCGCGGCGACCGTGGGCTGCGCGGCGCAAATGGTCGGCTTCGCGGTCATGAGCTGGCGCGAGAACGGCACGTCGGGGCTGCTCAGCCAGGGCCTGGGTACGAGCATGCTGCAGCTGCCCAACATCGTGCGGAATCCGCGGATCTGGATCCCGCCGACGCTGGCCGGCGCGATCCTCGGCCCGATCGCGACCCTGGGCTTCGGCATGCACAACGTGCCCACCGGCTCGGGCATGGGCACCAGCGGCTTCGTCGGCCAGGTCGGCACGCTGGCGGCCATGGGGAACGCGCCGTCGGTGTGGCTGTCGATCGGCCTGCTGCATTTCCTCGCGCCGGCCCTGCTGACGCTGGCCATCGCCGCGCCGATGCGCCGCCGCGGCTGGCTCCAGCCAGGCGACCTGAAAGTCGACGCCAAACTCTGA
- a CDS encoding CocE/NonD family hydrolase — protein sequence MSRSLIRWLALCVLLAVCTAASAAGFNKTYERIPSWDGTELGALVLVPRGQGPGPFPLIVMPASWSLPNLEYVGRAAQLAGDGYVVVSFTSRGFWDSAGRIDIAGPPSVEDVSAVIDWALAHTPADPDAIGASGISYGAGISLLAAARDPRIRAVAALSGWADLEASLYANRTVSRQGVALLVGAGVLTGRPGPELAAITARVALGDYDGAVEGFLPQAASRGAVHEVDEINRNGTAVLIANSFNDSLFPPNQSVDFYQRLRGPRQLLLSQGDHATAELPGALGLPNTVYEATTRWFDRHLKGRDPDTSAPQVRLATLDGQWLAYADWDAVQADEVTYGLTRPSGLVQATGTLAARDATGWNHRIATGVPTVADAGPVLIGGLLQGFGVPVITSIPLVSRLGAAVWAGPVYPTGRILAGAPALRITVVPDRREVSLFAYLYSVDALGMGQLLSHKPYSLRDAVPGQPRTLDIALEATAAKIPAGRRLVLVVDTLDLRYADATAPGRSLTFASPREAPSQLRVPLH from the coding sequence ATGAGCCGCTCACTGATCCGCTGGCTTGCGCTGTGCGTGTTGCTGGCTGTCTGCACCGCTGCCTCGGCCGCGGGATTCAACAAAACCTACGAACGCATCCCCAGCTGGGACGGCACCGAGCTGGGTGCCCTCGTGCTGGTGCCGCGCGGGCAGGGACCCGGGCCGTTCCCGCTGATCGTCATGCCGGCCAGCTGGTCACTCCCGAATCTGGAATACGTGGGCCGCGCCGCGCAGCTGGCGGGCGACGGCTACGTGGTGGTGAGCTTCACCTCACGCGGCTTCTGGGATTCGGCGGGCCGGATCGACATTGCCGGCCCGCCCTCGGTCGAGGATGTCAGCGCGGTGATCGACTGGGCATTGGCGCACACGCCCGCCGACCCGGACGCGATCGGCGCGTCGGGCATCTCCTATGGCGCGGGCATCAGCCTGCTGGCGGCGGCGCGAGACCCGCGGATCCGCGCGGTCGCGGCGCTGAGTGGCTGGGCTGACCTGGAGGCCTCGCTCTACGCGAACCGCACGGTCAGCCGCCAGGGTGTCGCCCTGCTGGTGGGCGCGGGTGTGTTGACCGGCCGGCCCGGCCCGGAACTGGCGGCGATCACCGCCCGGGTCGCCCTCGGCGATTACGACGGCGCGGTCGAGGGCTTCCTGCCGCAGGCGGCCAGCCGCGGCGCGGTGCACGAGGTCGACGAGATCAACCGCAACGGCACCGCGGTGCTGATCGCCAATTCCTTCAACGACAGCCTCTTCCCGCCCAACCAGTCCGTGGATTTCTACCAACGGCTGCGCGGCCCCCGACAGTTGCTGCTCAGCCAGGGCGACCATGCGACTGCCGAACTGCCGGGCGCGTTGGGTCTGCCGAACACGGTGTACGAGGCCACCACCCGCTGGTTCGACCGCCATCTCAAAGGCCGGGATCCGGATACGTCCGCGCCGCAGGTGCGGCTTGCCACGCTCGACGGTCAATGGCTCGCCTACGCGGACTGGGATGCGGTGCAGGCGGACGAGGTGACGTACGGACTGACCCGTCCGTCCGGCCTGGTGCAGGCGACCGGCACCCTGGCCGCACGCGACGCCACCGGCTGGAACCACCGCATCGCCACCGGCGTGCCGACCGTCGCTGACGCCGGGCCGGTGCTGATCGGCGGCCTGCTGCAAGGCTTCGGTGTGCCCGTGATCACCTCGATTCCGCTGGTCTCGCGGCTCGGCGCCGCTGTCTGGGCCGGGCCGGTCTACCCGACCGGGCGCATCCTGGCCGGCGCGCCAGCGCTGCGGATCACCGTGGTGCCCGACCGTCGCGAGGTCTCGTTGTTCGCCTATCTCTACAGCGTCGACGCGCTGGGCATGGGCCAACTGCTCAGCCACAAGCCCTACAGCCTGCGCGACGCCGTGCCCGGCCAGCCCCGGACGCTGGACATCGCGCTGGAGGCTACAGCCGCGAAGATTCCCGCGGGCCGCAGGCTGGTGCTGGTCGTGGACACCCTCGATCTGCGCTATGCCGATGCCACCGCGCCGGGGCGCTCGT